The Nocardioides salarius genome includes a region encoding these proteins:
- a CDS encoding diacylglycerol/lipid kinase family protein, translating into MSAPDRTFTFLVNPASGGGAAPEAVVPVARLLREAGASVEVTYSPGPRATDDLVRAAVGRGDVVVSVGGDGMLSHLAGAVSTAGGVLGVLPAGRGNDFARMLGLASEPAAVAEHLLHAPVREVDLLAWTLPGGPSRLVAGSVYSGIDARAAAMVDRMRWTPQKLQYPLAAVRAIATYRPGRFRVAVDGDARQYAAGLVVVAGSAYYGKGMKVAPGAVVDDALLDVVVVEAASRTALVRSFPKIYDGSHVDLPQVTVLRGARVELNADGRTPLPVGGDGEPLGELPGLGRAPAVVEVRPGALRVIG; encoded by the coding sequence GTGAGCGCCCCCGATCGCACCTTCACGTTCCTGGTCAACCCCGCCTCCGGAGGTGGCGCGGCGCCCGAGGCCGTGGTGCCGGTCGCGCGGCTGCTGCGCGAGGCGGGCGCCTCGGTCGAGGTGACCTACTCGCCGGGCCCGCGGGCCACCGACGACCTCGTGCGGGCCGCCGTCGGGCGCGGCGACGTCGTGGTCTCGGTCGGCGGCGACGGCATGCTCTCCCACCTCGCCGGCGCGGTCTCGACCGCCGGTGGCGTCCTGGGGGTGCTGCCGGCCGGCCGCGGCAACGACTTCGCGCGGATGCTGGGGCTGGCCTCCGAGCCGGCCGCGGTCGCCGAGCACCTGCTGCACGCGCCGGTGCGCGAGGTCGACCTGCTGGCCTGGACCCTCCCCGGCGGGCCGAGCCGGCTGGTGGCCGGGTCCGTCTACTCCGGCATCGACGCCCGTGCCGCGGCGATGGTCGACCGGATGCGCTGGACCCCGCAGAAGCTGCAGTACCCGCTGGCCGCGGTCCGCGCGATCGCGACGTACCGGCCTGGCCGGTTCCGGGTGGCGGTCGACGGCGACGCGCGCCAGTACGCCGCCGGGCTGGTCGTGGTGGCCGGCTCCGCCTACTACGGCAAGGGCATGAAGGTCGCCCCCGGCGCGGTCGTCGACGACGCCCTGCTCGACGTCGTGGTGGTCGAGGCCGCCTCGCGGACCGCGCTGGTGCGCTCGTTCCCCAAGATCTACGACGGCTCCCACGTCGACCTGCCCCAGGTCACGGTGCTGCGCGGCGCCCGCGTCGAGCTCAACGCCGACGGCCGCACCCCGCTCCCGGTGGGCGGCGACGGCGAGCCGCTCGGCGAGCTGCCGGGCCTCGGCCGGGCGCCCGCCGTGGTGGAGGTGCGCCCCGGCGCGCTGCGGGTGATCGGCTGA